One Stenotrophomonas maltophilia DNA window includes the following coding sequences:
- the gspK gene encoding type II secretion system minor pseudopilin GspK encodes MTARTRSVPCARQRGMAVIVALLVVALVAVIATALLTRQSAQLRALRGDQLRAQVRMAVDATLERAAQQLREDVKEQLTTVRSGRWAHPLELQAPLPVQLQLVDAQSMFNLRNLLAHGRPDPESRRAFIALCAGQGLGQGACASAADHIQARLRDGDLQAQAPLPRESLIAQALPGADAVALQALERRTVVLPAQTLVNANTCDLRVLQAVTPAVEPARLQALLGERDAGHWLLNRGDIANRLQLSNEQMAVLPLGIHSEWFLAVGQVQADGSGVDFRALLWREYRDDGVRVQRVWTRIGA; translated from the coding sequence ATGACAGCCCGGACGCGTTCGGTCCCGTGCGCCCGCCAGCGTGGCATGGCGGTGATTGTCGCCCTGCTGGTGGTGGCATTGGTGGCGGTGATTGCCACCGCACTGCTGACCCGGCAGTCGGCGCAGTTGCGTGCGCTGCGTGGCGACCAGCTGCGCGCACAGGTACGCATGGCCGTGGACGCAACGCTGGAGCGTGCGGCGCAGCAGCTGCGTGAGGATGTAAAGGAGCAGCTGACCACGGTGCGCAGCGGTCGCTGGGCGCACCCATTGGAGCTGCAGGCGCCGTTGCCTGTGCAGCTGCAGCTGGTCGATGCGCAGTCGATGTTCAACCTGCGGAATCTTCTGGCGCATGGAAGGCCGGACCCCGAGTCGCGGCGCGCGTTCATCGCGTTGTGTGCCGGGCAGGGGCTTGGCCAGGGCGCCTGCGCATCCGCCGCGGACCACATCCAGGCGCGCCTGCGCGATGGCGACCTGCAGGCGCAGGCGCCGCTGCCGCGCGAATCGCTGATCGCGCAGGCGCTGCCCGGTGCCGATGCGGTGGCACTGCAGGCGCTGGAGCGGCGCACCGTGGTGCTGCCGGCGCAGACCCTGGTCAACGCCAACACCTGCGACCTGCGCGTTCTGCAGGCGGTGACGCCTGCGGTCGAGCCGGCACGGCTGCAGGCGCTGCTCGGTGAGCGCGACGCTGGCCATTGGCTGCTCAATCGCGGCGACATCGCCAACCGACTCCAACTGAGCAACGAACAGATGGCGGTGCTTCCCTTGGGTATCCATAGCGAGTGGTTCCTGGCAGTCGGCCAGGTGCAGGCTGACGGCAGCGGGGTTGATTTTCGCGCGCTGCTCTGGCGCGAGTACCGCGACGATGGCGTGCGTGTGCAACGCGTGTGGACGAGGATCGGCGCATGA
- the gspG gene encoding type II secretion system major pseudopilin GspG, producing MARQVRGRRARQQGFSLIEIMVVVVIIGILAALIVPRLMDRPDQARVVAARQDIAALMQALKLFKLDNGRYPSAEQGLQALVKPPQGSGAMPITLYLDRLPNDPWGHPYQYQIPGTHGDIDVFSLGADSKPGGDAGNADIGSWQL from the coding sequence ATGGCAAGGCAGGTTCGTGGTCGCAGGGCTCGGCAGCAGGGTTTCAGCCTGATCGAAATCATGGTGGTGGTGGTGATCATCGGCATCCTCGCCGCATTGATCGTGCCGCGGTTGATGGACCGTCCCGACCAGGCGCGCGTGGTGGCGGCGCGCCAGGACATCGCGGCGCTGATGCAGGCGCTGAAGCTGTTCAAGCTGGACAACGGCCGCTATCCCAGTGCCGAGCAGGGCCTGCAGGCACTGGTGAAGCCGCCGCAGGGCAGCGGTGCGATGCCGATCACGCTCTATCTGGATCGCCTGCCCAATGACCCGTGGGGCCATCCGTACCAGTATCAGATACCAGGTACCCATGGCGACATCGATGTGTTCTCGCTGGGTGCGGACAGCAAGCCCGGTGGCGACGCCGGGAACGCGGATATCGGCTCCTGGCAGCTGTGA